In a genomic window of Zingiber officinale cultivar Zhangliang chromosome 9B, Zo_v1.1, whole genome shotgun sequence:
- the LOC122023523 gene encoding homeobox protein knotted-1-like 3 isoform X1 has translation MQSDRVLQRMETAAEAAAAAAEEEEQQLLKAEMAVHPLWEQLLGAHVGCLRVATPIDHLPLIDAQLAQSHHLVRSYAAAAGVGRRPPLSPQEKQELDAFLAQYLMLLCSFREQLQQHVRVHAVEAVMACREIEQSLQDLTGVILEEGSGATMSEEEDELGQLDCPLDVGADGHDMMGFGPLHPTESERSLMERVRQELKMELKQGFRSRIEDVREEILRKRRAGKLPGDTTSILKQWWQQNSKWPYPTEDDKAKLVEETGLQLKQINNWFINQRKRNWHNNSQSVTTLKSKRKR, from the exons ATGCAAAGCGATCGCGTGCTGCAGAGGATGGAGACGGCGgccgaggcggcggcggcggctgcggaggaggaggagcagcagctGCTGAAGGCGGAGATGGCGGTGCACCCGCTGTGGGAGCAGCTGCTGGGGGCCCACGTCGGTTGCCTCCGCGTCGCGACGCCCATCGACCACCTCCCGCTCATCGACGCGCAGCTGGCGCAGTCGCACCACCTCGTCCGGTCCTACGCCGCGGCGGCCGGCGTCGGACGCCGCCCGCCGCTCTCCCCCCAGGAGAAGCAGGAACTCGACGCCTTCCTG GCGCAGTATCTGATGCTGCTCTGCTCGTTCCGGGAGCAGCTGCAGCAGCACGTCCGGGTGCACGCCGTGGAGGCCGTGATGGCCTGCAGGGAGATCGAGCAGTCCCTGCAAGATCTCACAG GAGTGATTCTGGAAGAAGGATCGGGAGCGACGATGTCGGAGGAGGAGGATGAGCTCGGGCAGTTGGACTGCCCTCTGGACGTGGGAGCGGATGGGCACGACATGATGGGATTTGGCCCGCTGCATCCCACTGAATCCGAGAGGTCTCTCATGGAGAGAGTAAGGCAGGAGCTTAAGATGGAACTGAAACAG GGATTTAGGTCGAGAATTGAGGACGTAAGAGAGGAGATCCTTCGGAAGAGAAGGGCAGGGAAGTTGCCAGGCGACACCACCTCAATCCTCAAGCAATGGTGGCAGCAAAACTCCAAATGGCCATACCCAACT GAGGATGACAAAGCGAAATTGGTGGAGGAGACGGGTTTACAGTTGAAGCAAATTAATAATTGGTTCATCAATCAACGAAAGCGTAACTGGCACAACAATTCACAGTCAGTAACAACTCTCAAATCTAAGCGCAAAag GTAA
- the LOC122023523 gene encoding homeobox protein knotted-1-like 3 isoform X2 produces METAAEAAAAAAEEEEQQLLKAEMAVHPLWEQLLGAHVGCLRVATPIDHLPLIDAQLAQSHHLVRSYAAAAGVGRRPPLSPQEKQELDAFLAQYLMLLCSFREQLQQHVRVHAVEAVMACREIEQSLQDLTGVILEEGSGATMSEEEDELGQLDCPLDVGADGHDMMGFGPLHPTESERSLMERVRQELKMELKQGFRSRIEDVREEILRKRRAGKLPGDTTSILKQWWQQNSKWPYPTEDDKAKLVEETGLQLKQINNWFINQRKRNWHNNSQSVTTLKSKRKR; encoded by the exons ATGGAGACGGCGgccgaggcggcggcggcggctgcggaggaggaggagcagcagctGCTGAAGGCGGAGATGGCGGTGCACCCGCTGTGGGAGCAGCTGCTGGGGGCCCACGTCGGTTGCCTCCGCGTCGCGACGCCCATCGACCACCTCCCGCTCATCGACGCGCAGCTGGCGCAGTCGCACCACCTCGTCCGGTCCTACGCCGCGGCGGCCGGCGTCGGACGCCGCCCGCCGCTCTCCCCCCAGGAGAAGCAGGAACTCGACGCCTTCCTG GCGCAGTATCTGATGCTGCTCTGCTCGTTCCGGGAGCAGCTGCAGCAGCACGTCCGGGTGCACGCCGTGGAGGCCGTGATGGCCTGCAGGGAGATCGAGCAGTCCCTGCAAGATCTCACAG GAGTGATTCTGGAAGAAGGATCGGGAGCGACGATGTCGGAGGAGGAGGATGAGCTCGGGCAGTTGGACTGCCCTCTGGACGTGGGAGCGGATGGGCACGACATGATGGGATTTGGCCCGCTGCATCCCACTGAATCCGAGAGGTCTCTCATGGAGAGAGTAAGGCAGGAGCTTAAGATGGAACTGAAACAG GGATTTAGGTCGAGAATTGAGGACGTAAGAGAGGAGATCCTTCGGAAGAGAAGGGCAGGGAAGTTGCCAGGCGACACCACCTCAATCCTCAAGCAATGGTGGCAGCAAAACTCCAAATGGCCATACCCAACT GAGGATGACAAAGCGAAATTGGTGGAGGAGACGGGTTTACAGTTGAAGCAAATTAATAATTGGTTCATCAATCAACGAAAGCGTAACTGGCACAACAATTCACAGTCAGTAACAACTCTCAAATCTAAGCGCAAAag GTAA
- the LOC122025145 gene encoding protein REVEILLE 6-like, with amino-acid sequence MENRVLTNRDWKKIEAFVGSKTVIQIRSHAQKYFLKVQKNGTVAHVPPPRPKRKAARPYPQKTSKNAPQIAQPKPFQVTHLHEQGYVYGTKSSSLLRSSCTEGTQPGVIVVENCCLSSTESPCASQASCEKSKQGNQIALLQAMPDFVQVYNFLGSVFDPSTRWHLQKLKEMDPVDVETALLLMRNLSINLTSPDFEDHMKLLAGYGSQVSEPKPVRADKLLVAN; translated from the exons ATGGAGAATCGAGTCCTCACG AATCGTGACTGGAAAAAAATAGAAGCATTTGTTGGCTCAAAGACAGTTATCCAG ATAAGAAGTCACGCACAGAAGTACTTCTTAAAGGTCCAAAAGAATGGAACTGTTGCTCATGTACCACCACCTCGGCCCAAGCGTAAAGCAGCTCGTCCATATCCACAAAAGACGTCTAAGAATG CTCCTCAAATAGCTCAACCAAAACCATTTCAAGTTACACATTTGCATGAACAAGGCTATGTCTATGGGACCAAGTCATCGTCCTTGCTCAGGAGCTCTTGCACTG AAGGTACACAACCAGGAGTTATTGTAGTTGAGAATTGCTGTTTGAGCAGTACTGAAAGCCCTTGTGCATCCCAAGCAAGCTGTGAAAAAAGCAAGCAAGGAAACCAAATAGCATTACTTCAGG CCATGCCAGATTTTGTTCAGGTATACAACTTCTTAGGCAGTGTTTTTGATCCAAGTACAAGATGGCATTTACAGAAGCTAAAGGAGATGGATCCTGTTGATGTTGAAACG GCTTTATTGTTAATGAGGAATCTGTCCATCAATTTGACTAGCCCTGATTTTGAAGATCAT ATGAAGTTACTGGCCGGGTATGGCTCTCAAGTGTCGGAACCTAAACCTGTCCGCGCTGACAAGCTACTAGTTGCTAATTAA
- the LOC122023592 gene encoding transcription repressor OFP8-like, with the protein MSAQRRRSSSFIGLAGCGCRNSKSVAVSSSSSDAKSTIAAAAAAPAQQRAREATSSGETLTMTSPSTSSYWDPEIKVVESSASTPSVSGLLRQLSDLEQDVASWAQCTPPPQRKRQHKRSFSEGGGRRVEEESVAVVRETKDPLGEFRRSMLQMIVEKEIVDSEELQELLRRLLTLNAPQHHTTILQAFAEIWEEVFAGYQHTPKLLHRATAPRLAAPRRA; encoded by the coding sequence ATGAGCGCGCAGCGGAGGAGGAGCAGCTCCTTCATCGGCCTAGCTGGATGCGGCTGCCGGAACTCCAAATCGGTGGCGGTctcgtcgtcgagctccgacgcgaAATCTACGAttgcagcggcggcggcggctccGGCACAGCAGAGGGCACGTGAGGCGACGTCGTCGGGGGAGACTCTCACGATGACCTCGCCCTCCACCTCCTCCTACTGGGATCCAGAGATCAAGGTGGTGGAGAGCTCCGCCAGCACGCCGAGCGTCTCCGGCCTACTCCGCCAACTCAGCGATCTAGAGCAGGACGTGGCGTCCTGGGCGCAGTGCACTCCGCCGCCGCAGCGGAAGCGGCAGCACAAGCGTAGCTTCAGTGAGGGTGGCGGGCGGCGGGTGGAGGAGGAAAGCGTGGCTGTGGTGAGGGAGACAAAGGACCCGCTGGGTGAGTTTCGGAGGTCGATGCTGCAGATGATCGTGGAGAAAGAGATTGTCGACAGCGAGGAGCTACAGGAGCTTCTCCGCCGGTTGCTCACGCTCAACGCGCCGCAGCACCACACCACCATCCTCCAGGCCTTTGCGGAGATATGGGAGGAAGTGTTCGCCGGCTACCAGCACACTCCGAAGCTCCTCCACAGAGCCACCGCCCCGAGACTTGCAGCTCCCCGGCGAGCCTAA
- the LOC122023590 gene encoding CBL-interacting protein kinase 9-like — translation MSNGGCGVGGGGGGGIATRTRVGKYELGRTLGEGSFAKVKYARNVQTGDSVAIKILDKQHVLRHKMVEQIKREISTMKLIKHPNVVQIHEVIASKTKIYIVLELVDGGELFDKIVNHGKLKEDEARRYFQQLINAVDYCHSRGVYHRDLKPENLILDSFGVLKVSDFGLSAFAPQIREDGLLHTTCGTPNYVAPEVLNDKGYNGTTSDVWSCGVILFVLMAGYLPFDEPNIMNLYKKISKADYSFPAWFSSGAKKLIARILDPNPLTRITIPEILADEWFKKGYKPPSFERGEDVSLDDIDAVFNNSEAHLVTEKKEKPESMNAFELISRSQGFNLGNLFEKQMGLVKRETRFTSQHPPNEILSKLEEAAKPLGFKVRKHNYKMKLQGDKSGRKGHLSVATEVFEVAPSLHMVELRKTGGDTLEFHKFYKNFSSGLKDIVWKTETST, via the exons aTGAGCAACGGAGGCTGCGGcgtcggaggaggaggaggaggagggataGCGACGCGGACGAGGGTGGGGAAGTACGAGCTCGGGCGGACCCTCGGCGAGGGAAGCTTTGCCAAGGTCAAGTACGCCCGCAACGTGCAGACCGGCGACAGCGTCGCCATCAAGATCCTCGACAAGCAGCATGTCCTCCGCCACAAGATGGTCGAGCAG ATAAAAAGAGAGATATCTACCATGAAGCTGATTAAGCATCCAAATGTTGTCCAAATTCATGAG GTTATAGCTAGCAAGACAAAGATATACATTGTTCTTGAATTAGTTGATGGAGGCGAGCTTTTTGACAAAATA GTCAACCATGGAAAATTAAAAGAAGACGAAGCAAGGAGATATTTTCAGCAACTAATCAATGCTGTGGACTACTGTCATAGTAGAGGTGTATACCACAGAGACCTAAAG CCAGAGAACTTGATTTTAGATTCTTTCGGTGTACTTAAAGTTTCTGACTTTGGTTTAAGTGCATTTGCCCCACAAATACGG GAGGATGGATTATTGCATACTACATGTGGAACTCCTAACTACGTTGCACCTGAG GTCCTCAATGATAAAGGCTATAATGGTACAACCTCAGATGTATGGTCATGTGGTGTAATACTATTTGTTCTAATGGCTGGATACTTGCCCTTTGATGAGCCGAACATCATGAATTTGTATAAAAAG ATCTCTAAGGCAGATTATTCATTCCCAGCTTGGTTCTCGTCTGGTGCAAAGAAACTTATTGCTCGTATTCTAGATCCAAATCCTCTAACT AGAATAACAATTCCAGAAATTTTAGCAGAtgaatggttcaagaaaggataTAAGCCACCATCTTTTGAACGTGGTGAAGATGTGAGCCTTGATGATATTGATGCCGTCTTCAATAACTCAGAG GCACATCTTgtaacagaaaagaaagaaaaaccaGAGTCAATGAATGCCTTCGAACTCATTTCTAGATCACAAGGTTTCAATCTGGGAAATTTGTTTGAAAAGCAGATG GGTCTAGTCAAAAGAGAAACACGCTTCACTTCTCAGCATCCTCCAAATGAAATCTTATCTAAGCTAGAGGAGGCTGCTAAACCCCTTGGTTTCAAAGTGCGCAAGCACAATTACAAG ATGAAATTACAAGGTGATAAGTCTGGACGAAAAGGGCACCTTTCTGTAGCGACAGAG GTTTTTGAGGTAGCTCCTTCTCTTCACATGGTCGAGCTTCGTAAAACGGGCGGCGATACATTGGAATTTCACAAG TTTTACAAGAACTTCTCTTCAGGCCTCAAAGATATAGTCTGGAAGACTGAAACTAGCACTTAG
- the LOC122023589 gene encoding probable LRR receptor-like serine/threonine-protein kinase At1g12460, which yields MRNRLCLVVVVVALFFSSTGEAQTAADAEREVLLEFKGNVTADPGGALASWVVGGDPCRDFAGVFCNDAGAVVKIVVHGADLVGVLPASLSRLRSLQIVSLFRNRFSGGVPAEYAAIRNLRKLNVSSNLLYGGVPGFLGGLPGLRLLDLSYNAFSGEIPTALFSQCLRTRFVSLAHNALSGSIPSDIANCSSLVGIDLSFNNLTGEFVPQICQPPAINYVSVRQNSLSGTVADKVSMCQSLELFDLGSNSFTGMVPFDLLTLQNLSYFNVSSNHFQGEIPEISVCSARLGFFDVSSNQLSGGIPQSITNCRGLRYLDVGFNSLSGSIPPEIGNMRSLSVLRLGNNAGIGGSIPVEFGGIELLQILDVHNLQLSGEIPVSLSQCRFLLELDASGNRLGGGIPDTLNNITYLRYLDFHQNQLNGSIPSTLGQLTYLEYLDFSENHLTGNIPEPLRGLTSLRFFNVSDNNLSGPIPSASTIQQFTNMSFLNNPLLCGPPLSTPCSSSISPRRTRVLATPAIIAIVAAAIILIGVIVVVVMNIRATRNREIQEEILVSESTPPASTNSNVIIGKLALFSKSLPSRYEDWEAGTKALLDKDCIVGSGSIGTVFKATFEGGVSIAVKKLETLGNVRNQEEFEQEIGRLGSLSHPNLVAFNGYYWSSTMQLILSEFVPNGNLYDHLHVSRNLNSGSTSSGGTGDLFWSRRFNIATGAARALAYLHHDCKPQILHLNIKSTNILLNEEYEAKLSDYGLGKLLPILGSYALTKFHTAVGYVAPELASQSFRYSDKCDVYSFGVVLLEIVTGRKPVESRGASKVVVLQDYVRGILEDGTASDCFDRRLRGFSETELIQVLKLGLICTVETPSRRPSMAEIVQYLESIKTNS from the exons ATGAGGAACCGGCTCTGCCTCGTTGTAGTCGTCGTCGCGCTCtttttctcgtcgactggggagGCGCAGACGGCGGCGGACGCGGAGAGGGAGGTGCTGCTCGAGTTCAAGGGAAACGTGACGGCCGACCCCGGCGGAGCGCTCGCTTCCTGGGTCGTCGGGGGCGacccctgccgcgacttcgccggCGTTTTCTGCAATGACGCCGGCGCCGTCGTGAAGATCGTCGTCCACGGCGCTGACCTCGTGGGTGTTCTCCCGGCTTCTCTCTCCCGCCTACGGTCGCTCCAGATCGTGTCTCTCTTCCGCAACCGGTTCTCCGGCGGGGTGCCGGCGGAGTACGCTGCTATCCGGAATCTCCGCAAGCTCAACGTCAGCAGCAACCTCCTCTACGGCGGCGTCCCTGGGTTCTTGGGTGGCCTCCCCGGGCTCCGCCTCCTCGACCTTTCCTACAATGCCTTCTCCGGCGAGATCCCCACCGCCCTCTTTAGTCAGTGCCTGAGGACGCGGTTCGTTTCGCTCGCTCACAATGCCCTTTCTGGCTCGATTCCGTCGGACATCGCCAATTGCTCTAGTCTCGTTGGAATCGACTTGTCCTTCAACAATCTCACGGGAGAATTCGTCCCTCAGATCTGCCAGCCTCCAGCCATCAACTACGTCTCCGTGAGGCAGAATTCGCTATCGGGAACAGTCGCTGACAAGGTCTCGATGTGCCAGAGCTTGGAGCTTTTCGACCTCGGGAGCAATTCCTTCACCGGAATGGTGCCTTTCGATCTCCTTACCCTGCAAAATCTTAGCTACTTCAACGTGTCGTCCAATCATTTTCAAGGGGAGATTCCGGAGATCAGCGTTTGCAGTGCGAGACTAGGGTTCTTTGATGTCTCTAGCAACCAGTTGAGCGGTGGAATTCCACAGAGCATCACAAATTGCCGAGGGCTGAGGTATCTGGACGTAGGGTTCAACAGTCTAAGCGGAAGCATTCCGCCGGAGATAGGGAACATGAGGTCTCTCTCTGTTCTTAGGCTAGGGAACAATGCCGGCATTGGAGGATCGATTCCGGTGGAATTTGGGGGCATTGAGCTGCTTCAGATTCTGGACGTCCACAATCTTCAGCTTTCCGGCGAGATCCCTGTTTCACTCAGTCAATGCAGATTCCTTCTTGAGCT GGATGCGTCCGGCAATCGCTTGGGAGGGGGAATCCCAGACACCCTTAATAACATTACCTACCTCAGATACCTAGACTTTCACCAAAACCAGCTCAATGGAAGCATACCATCAACTCTGGGACAACTCACATATCTTGAATACCTTGATTTTTCCGAGAATCATCTGACTGGAAACATACCAGAACCTCTTCGAGGTTTAACTTCGTTGAGGTTCTTCAATGTTTCTGACAATAATCTATCTGGACCCATTCCATCAGCATCTACAATCCAGCAGTTTACCAATATGTCATTCTTAAACAACCCATTGTTATGCGGCCCTCCATTGAGTACCCCCTGTTCTTCAAGCATCTCTCCTCGGAGAACAAGAGTATTGGCCACCCCTGCAATCATAGCAATCGTTGCAGCTGCTATAATATTGATTGGTGTCATTGTGGTCGTCGTCATGAATATCCGGGCAACTAGGAACAGGGAAATCCAGGAAGAGATCTTGGTTTCTGAGAGCACTCCTCCAGCTTCAACAAACTCAAACGTGATCATTGGAAAGCTGGCTCTTTTCAGCAAGAGTTTGCCATCTAGGTATGAAGATTGGGAGGCAGGAACCAAGGCATTGCTTGACAAGGACTGCATTGTCGGTAGTGGATCAATAGGAACTGTGTTTAAAGCCACATTCGAGGGTGGTGTTTCAATTGCAGTGAAGAAACTCGAGACACTTGGCAATGTCAGGAACCAGGAAGAGTTTGAGCAGGAGATTGGCCGTCTTGGTAGCCTCAGCCACCCAAATTTAGTAGCATTCAATGGTTACTACTGGTCATCCACTATGCAGTTGATTCTGTCTGAGTTTGTTCCTAATGGAAATCTATATGATCATCTCCATGTTTCACGCAATCTGAACTCAGGCAGTACTAGTAGTGGTGGCACGGGTGATTTGTTCTGGTCTAGGAGATTCAATATAGCTACTGGAGCAGCAAGGGCTCTTGCATATCTTCATCATGATTGTAAGCCCCAAATTCTACATCTTAATATCAAGTCTACAAACATACTGCTAAATGAAGAATACGAAGCTAAGCTATCTGATTATGGACTGGGAAAGCTGTTACCAATCCTAGGTAGTTATGCCTTGACCAAGTTTCACACAGCAGTAGGCTATGTTGCCCCAGAATTGGCTTCACAGAGCTTCAGATATAGCGATAAATGTGATGTCTACAGCTTTGGGGTGGTTCTATTGGAGATTGTTACTGGAAGGAAGCCTGTGGAAAGCAGAGGGGCATCTAAGGTGGTGGTATTGCAGGATTACGTGAGGGGTATTCTGGAGGATGGAACTGCATCTGATTGTTTCGATAGAAGGCTGAGGGGTTTCTCAGAGACTGAATTGATTCAGGTTCTTAAGTTAGGGTTAATTTGCACTGTGGAAACACCATCAAGAAGGCCAAGTATGGCAGAAATTGTGCAGTATCTGGAATCGATCAAAACTAATTCATGA